ATCAGGCATTAAAAATTCACCTGAGCGTATGAAAGCAGCTCCAACACCTTTAGGGCCATATAGTTTATGGGCAGAAAAAGATAGGAAATCCACTGGTACTTTAGATATATCTATATCTAGTTTTCCTAAAACTTGTGTAGCATCTGAGTGAAATAATATATCTTTTTCTTTACATACTTTAGCTAAGGATAATATATCATTTAAGCTTCCAATTTCGTTGTTTCCCCATATTAAACTTGTTAGTATTGTATTGTCATTAATATTATTAGATAAGTTTTCTGTAGAAACTTGTCCATATTCATTTACATCTAAAAAGGTAACTTCATAGCCTCTATCAACTTTAGGAGCATACATATTATTTTCTTCACTATTCATAAATACTTCACCATTTAAAAATTTACATGTTTGAAGTACAGCTTTGTGTTCTACCTTAGAAGTTATTATATGGTTACCTGAGTTTTCTATGAACTTTTGATAGTCAGCCACACCTTTAATGATAAAGTTGTTACTTTCAGAAGCACCGCCAGTAAATATTATTTCAGTAGGATCACTATTTATTAATGATGCTACCTGCTCGCGGGCTTTTTCTACTGCTTTTTTAGCATTTTCTGCTTTTAAATAGTACTTGCTGGAGGGATTGCCATACTCTTCCTTTAAGTATGGCTCCATAGCATCAAATACTTCTGGGTCAATAGGAGTTGTGGCGTTGTTATCTAGATAAATCATAGTCCTTATCATCTCCACTAATCATATTTTTAATAAATTGTTCTAAGTTTCCATAGTATTTAATTTTAGATTCTAGCATTTTGGCACCTCTATCAATATGCCACTTTGTATATTTAGGAAAGTAATCATCATCAGATAGATGTTTTTTTGCATGGTTTTCCATAAGAACTTTAAACATAATATCATGTTCAGCCGTTATGGTTTGTCTATTTAATTCAAGTCCGTTTATATCATTTGAGTAATCTTTAACATCAGATGGATTTTTTAAAGATAGAGACATAGCAACTTTGCAAAGAGCAAAGGGTTTTAAATTTATGCTATTATCTAGTTTTTCAAATATTTCTTTAGTTTCTTTTGATGTTTTTAATCTAAATCCCATATTCTACACCTCGAAAAAATAACCATTGGTTTTATTTGTTTTTCTATTTATATCGTCATATTCGATTAAGTATTCATGACTAATAATGTCTTTTAATTGTCTATATGCAGGTTCATCAATCTCTGTATTAGTAGAGAGTATAACTACTTGATTACTAATAGTTGAGAAGTAGTCAGTAGTAATACTATTTCTATGAGACTCATCTATTCTGGCATAAGGAGTATCTATTATAAATGGAATATTGATTCCTGATGCCTTTACTAGAGACCAATAGATACATAAAATATATATTTGCTTTTCTCCGTTTGAAAAACCTCCCACATCTACTTTTGTTCTTAAAGAAATAGATGTAGTGTTATCCATATTGTTAAGTTTTTCTTTAGCTTCTTTTATATCAGTAGCATCTAATGACTTTAATAAATCTTTAGTAAATAGATTTCCTAGTTTTTTATTTATTTCATTACTACCTATATTAGATAAGAGATTTAAAACATCTGTACTAGAGTATTCTCTATCTATGTATAGGGCAACATTAAAATCATTATCTATATGAATGTAATCTATGAATTTGTCTTTTCTAATTATTTTGCTAAATATACTCATGAAATAAGTTTGAATTTCTTTGATTTTTTCACTAGTAAGTGTAACTATTATTTTAGCTAATAATTCTATCATTTCCATAGATACATCATGAACATTATTTTCTTTTAAGAGATTATGATAAAGAGATTTACTCTTTTCAATTTGATTTGCAACAACATTCATTTCTTCTTTAAGAGATGAAATAGTCATTTCCTTAAGAATTTTTAATTGTTCCTTCTCAGATATAGAGTTATTTAGCTTTGTAATTTTATCTAAGAATAAATTTAATTCTTCATTGCTAAGGGACGTATTTAATTTATTATTTATTTCCTTTACTTCTATATCAGCTTGTTTATACTTAGCATAAGAATTTTCTATATCTTTTTTATGTTCTTCATAGTTAGCTGTTAATTCATTAATTCTAGAAGATACAGTATTAAAATTATCATGGGATAATTGATGTAAAGGTCTGTAATCTTCTGCATAAGTATCAGGTTTTAATTCTTCTTTTAATGAATCTATAATATTTTTAGATATTTCATCCATGTCTTTTCCTTTGGAATCAATGTGATATTGATCAAATATCTTAGGTAATATCTCGCCTAAAGAGGAAGATTCTAAAGTTTTGCTTGTAGTTATATAGGATTCATTTTTTATTTCTTTTTTTATTTGAGTGTCTATTTCTAATAAGTTATCTTTTAAAATCATAAAGGGAAGGGTGTTATTAGCAAAGTTTTTAACTTTAGCATTTACCTCACCACGTATATTTTCACATTCAGATAATCTATTTGTAAGTTTTTTTCTATCTTCTGAAAGTAAGCCACCCTGTTTTTTAAATTCCTCTTCTAGGGTCTTTCTTTCTGCATTTAAAAAAGAAATTTTATCTTCTAAAATTTTAATCCTAGATATATTGATAGACTCTTCTTCTTTTAAGGTTTGTAACTTCATCTCCCAGCTTAAGTAATTATCTTTGTACTCATCTATTAAATCAGTATGTTTGCTTTTTCCTTTGTTACTATTTATAATTCTATTTTTCAGAACTTCAAAAGTATCATAGTTACAAAGAGATAAGAAAGATTCTTTTAAATGCATATTAGAGTTTTTACCAATGAAAAACTCAGATAATTGTTCTCCATCAAAGAAGAAGAAATCAAATATCTTTGGAGATAGTATGGATTTTAAATAATTCTCAAAGTTAAATAATTCATCTTCGTTAAGTGGAGTTTTTGAATTATTCTTATATACTACAAAGGATTCGTTAAGTTTTGTATCTTCAAAAGTCCAAGTACGAGTTAATGTATATAAGTTTTTATCAGAGCCTTCTTCCAGTTCCATGTCTATAGAAACATAAGATGTTACTATGTCATTTTTAAAGGCGTTATTGTTTATATTAGATTTAATTTTATTTATATAGAATGCATTAAATCCTTGATATTTATAAGCTAGTGGGCCATATATACATAGTTTGATAGATTCAAAGATACTAGATTTACCAGCACCATTTTTACCACCGATAAGGATTATATTTTTATTTTCATCAGTAGAGAAATTAAATTCTACTTCATCTTCATATGATTTAAAGTTTTTTAGTCTAAGATTCTTTAGTAACATTGTATTGCTCCTTAGTAGATTCTTCTTTTTCCTGCTCAGCTTGTTGTATTATTTCATCATGAACCCATCCTTGGTTAAGTAGTTTTTCTACTGACTTTTTCATCTTAGACGGATTTCCATAGTGTTTATATTTATCTGTTTGAATAAGTAGTGCTTTTAATAGAGGATAATCTATATTAGATTCATCACATAAATCTTTAATAGTAGTTAGTGCAACTTCATCAAATAGTGTTTTCTTATAATCATGCCAAGGTAATTTTTTACCTACAACATTTTCATATAGTTTAACTAGTGTTTGTCGAGTTAAGTCTTCTTCATCATCCCAAATTTCGTCTATTTTCTTTAATTCATCTAATGTGATTAAAGTCACTTCAGGGTGAGTTCTTTGGATAATTTTTTGTGTTTCTAATAATTTGTTTAATATTTCTTGTCTAGCCTCAAATGTGAAAGGGCCATATATTACAGTACCATCCTTCATTCTTTGAACAGAACCATTTCTTTTATAACTTCTTCTATATTGAGATTCATTACGTATAGACATAATCCATCTTCTAAATTGGGCTAGAGGTAAAAGCCATGGTTCACTTCTGATAAATCCATTTAAAGATTTATCTTCTTTTACTACAGTACATATCCAGCAGCCAAAGCGGCTATTTCCACAAGTGTTAGTATTTCCGCTATCTGTGACAAAAGGACATTCACCTTCATAACCAGATCCTTTAGAATACAATTTAAACAAATCTATATTATTAGATCCCCAAGGAGTTAATCCCATGTATTGGTTTAATAGTATTTCCCATACATCATCTGTAGTAAAATCTACTATAGGGGTATATACATAGGCTCTATTCATATCATTTTTTAATGTTTCATGGGGTGTTAATAAATATCCATCTATTTGCTTATTTTCAATCCTTTGTTTTCTTGAAATACTTTCATCTTTCCTAACTCCTAGCAAAACTACCACATCTTCATTTTTCAGATGAGCAGATATAAATTTATTAGAAGGTCGTATTTTTAATCTTTCTGTACACCATCTATACATTATAGATTTTGGAGTAGGATAACCTCTACCAATAACATTGACCCAAAAGGTATCATTAACATGAGGTATTACTATCTCTGCTATCATAGGTATTCTATCTTTTTTTGCAGATACATTTATAAGTCTCATATTTTCATTTAAGTTATTTAAGATAATAGGATTTTCTATTAAAGTATCTGAAGATACTACATAAACATTTTTATGTCTTTTTTCTTCAGGTAAGCTAAGTAGCATATGATATACAAGTTCTACAACTACTGTACTATCTTTACCACCACTATAACCTATAATCCACGGTCTATTATCATTTAGGTATACCATTGTCATTTCTTTGTATAGATCATCTAGTGTGTTTTCTTTAAAAAAGCTTGGTATCATTTTTTCATTAATCCCTTCTTAAAGTTTTCTTCCAGCTTTGCTTCATCTTTAGTTAATGGTAAATCTATTTTTTCTTTTATAAGGTTAGAGGCTAGTTTTATGCTTGTAGCACTCTTTGTGATTCTACCATTTGCTGAAATAACTCTGTGCTGCCAATCCTGTAGATTGTTTCTATTCCAATCAATTTTGTTGAGTTTCTTTAAAATTGATTTCCAATTTTTAATATCGTAAGAATATACGTAATTACCAATAAGTCCAAAGGCCTCTAATATAACTCCATGGGAACATACATAGGATTCTCTAAAGTTTTTGGCGCTAAGTTCTTTTTTAAATACGAATTGCCAATCCTTTAGATTATTAGAAAGGTATGTCCAATATTCTAATATGAATTTTTTCATATTATCATCAAGGGTGTTAGAACCAATGATTTTCTTATTAGATTTATATATATTACTTAAAGTAAATAACTTACTAGATAGTTTAGCTAAATGACTACGCTCCTTATCTGTAAAGTTATTTAAGTTTTTTATAGATTTTATTATATCTTTAGTTAATATGGCTATTTCATCTCTAGAATCATACAAGATTCCAATTGACTTAGATACATTAACTGCATGTTTGTTAAGATCTGAAAACATTTGTTGACTACGCTTTAGATCTTCATCTATAAACAAAACTACTGATATAGTTTCTTTGCCCAAATCTGGATTTTCCTTTAAAGCTTCCTCGATGGCCGCCTTTCTATGTTGACCGTCATTAATAAGTAGACGACTATCCATAGCCACTTGAAGAGTACCTATGTTTTTAAAATTAGAATCATCATAGGATTCAAATTTAATATCTCCATCAACAGAGGCTGTTAATGAAGAGAAAACATAATCATTTGGATTGTCTATCATATACCTACTTATATGGGGAATCCTAGCTTTGTTTAGTATTCTTTGTGCTCTATGTTCTGGAGGAATATCTTCTTCGTTGAACATAAAAAGTTTCACTAAAATATTAAAAGGACACATTATAACATAATAGTCCCGATTAGCTTGAAGTCCTCTTATAGCAGGAAATGAGTAATAAAAATTATCGTTCATTTAATATCATTCCTTTTTTACGTACGTATCCTCTTAGATTATACCCTAAATACGTGCGTAATAAAAGAGAATTTGAGAAAAATTATATAAAAAATAGAATGTGTGTTCGAAAATGTGAATAACATGGTAAAATATGTTATAAGATAGAGTTTGAGGGAGAGAAGAAATGAATAAAGAATATTATAATAATAATGCTAAATCATTTGTAGAAAATACATTAAATGTAGATATGACTAATCTATATGATAGATTTGAAAAACATCTAAAAAAGGGAGATAAGATATTAGATCTTGGTTGTGGATCTGGGCGTGATAGCCTTTACTTTAAAAATCAAGGATATAGTGTGGAAGCAATAGATTATTCAGAAGAACTTGCTAAATCAGCAAGTAAACTAATAGGACAAGAAGTTTTAGTAAAAGACATGAGAGAAATATCCTATGTGTCGGAATTTGATGCCATATGGGCCTGTGCATCCATACTTCATATAAATAGGATGGATATTCATGTGATAATCAAAAATTGTGCTAGAGCATTGAAAAATGGAGGAGTCTTTTATCTTTCTTTTAAATATGGAAATAAAGAAGAAATAAAAAATGGAAGGTTCTTCAACTTTTACGACGAAGTTAGTTTTAAAGAGTTAATTAGTACGATTGACAACTTGGAGATTATAGAACTATTCACAACTGTTGATGTTAGACCTAAACGTGAACATGAACATTGGTTAAACATAATACTTAAAAAAATATAAAGTTAATGTTAAAGTTCCTATTAACCTTCAACATTAAGTAGGAGAATTATTATGAAGAGTTCAGATGAACAATTAAAAGGTCGTGGATATATAGTTCATGAAGATACATTAGAATATGAACACTTAAATAAGGATGAGCTACTAGATTTATTAAACTCAAAGGAAGCTCATAAAAGGACTATAGGAGTAAGGTTATTATCTAATAAGGTTAACTTAGATGAGAAAATGATAACTTTATTTTGTGATAAGCTCTCCATTGAGAAAAAGCTTTATATAAAGATTGAGTTATGTGATGCTCTATTAAAGAAAAATAATGACTGTGCTAGGATTATGGTTAATTATTTAGGACTTATAGGGAAGAATCAACATAAGGAATTGCCTAAAAAGCCCTTTAATAAAAGAAGTTATCCTCTGCCTCATGACATAATAAGTAGAACATTGGCTCACATGAGTGTTAATGTGTTACCTGAACTTATGACAGTATTGAAGTCTGGTAATGTGTTAGCTATAAGAGAAGTAATAGATGCTATTGGTTTCCTATGTTTTTATAATGATGTTAGTGAAAAGGCACAAATATTAAAGGACCTTATGGATTGTTTACATGAATATGATAATGATCCAATTATTAGGTGGAAAATTGTTAGGGCACTAGAGAGTTTTAATAATGAAGAAGTAATAGACATATTAAATCATATTAAAGAAAATGATGAAGAAGAGTCTATTAGGAATGAAGCAGATAGGTCTTTAAGGATTATTAAAGACAAATTTAATTAATGTTAATGTTCATATTAAAGTTTAGGGTGAAGATTAAACTTTAATATGAGTAGTTTGTGTTTACACAGATTACATGTATATGATAATCTATTAAAAGAACCATTCAAAGATCTTATGATTTTGAATGGTTCTTTATATTTTACAGAACGAATTTTTGATTCCATTTAAAAAGATGATATAATACGGTTATTGAAAGATATGAGTAGGTACAATAGAATGAATTAGTTAACATATTAACTATAAAATCATTTACCTTAACACAAGATATTATATAAACAATTCGATTTTAAAGTAATGGTGTTAAACTTGGCACCGATAAATATGAACAGGAGGTGAGTTTTTTTATGAAAAATTCCAATTATCCACTTTATGAAGTTGACAATATAAGTAATTTAAAAGAACTCATAGAAAATGCTTCATTAAAATATTCTAATAAAACAGCCTTTGAATATAGAATCAAAGGCAATAAAACAAAGAAAGTAAGCTATAGGGAATTAAAAGAGCATATTGACTCTTTAGGAACTGCTTTTTATAGTATGGGGTTAAAGGACAGTCATATAGCTGTTATTGGTGAGAATAGTTATGAATGGATAGTTACCTATTTTGCTACTGTTAATGGTTCAAATGTAATAGTTCCTATTGATAAGGACCTTTCAGCACAAGATATAAAAAATACCCTTATAGATAGTAATTGTAGAGCAATTGTATATTCACATAAATATTCAAAGATGATTAAAGAAATTGAAGGCCAATTACCAGAAATAAAGTACTTTATTGATATGGATGGTGAAGAGGATAATAATAAGTTTATATCATATGAAACTGTCATAGAAAAAGGTACTGAATTAGTCTTACAAGGTCATAATGATTTTATAAAAAATGAAATAGATCCTAATAAATTAACTGCTATTATTTACACTTCAGGAACGACTGGTGTAAGTAAGGGCGTAATGTTATCACATGAAAATCTTGCTACTAATACGGTTGGGACATTAAGATATGCTAAGGTACATGAGACTGTAGTTCTTATCTTACCCATCCATCATACCTTTGGATTTACAGCGGGAGTTTTATGTATGATACATTCGGGAACTAAAGTATGTATTAATAAGAGCTTGAAAAGTGTTTCAAAGGACATTGTGAATTTTAAACCTACAGATTTAATGTTGGTTCCACTATTTTTAGAAAAAATGTATAAGAAAATATGGGATAGGGCTAATAAAAATGGTAAAGCTAATTTACTGAGAAAAACTATTAAGTTTAGCAATTTCCTACTTAACCTAGGAATTGATCTTAGAAGAAAAATTTTTAAGAATGTACTTGATGGATTTGGAGGAAATCTAGAGCTTATAGTATGTGGTGGAGCAACTAAACAGTTGTCAAAATATGCTGAAATATAGAAAAACATAGACAAAAGTATATTTTGAAATGAAAGCTCCCTATGTTCGTAAAGAGCATAGAGTGGTGATTATGAAATCACCCAAAACTCCTTTAATTGCTGGAAGTCCCTAAAGCTAACTAAACCACAACATGACCATGAAATAAAGGTGAGTGTGAAGGTTACGAAAGTAGAAAAAATTAGTTAGATGGCATATGGTTAAATCCTAAGTGTTTATACAATGGGTAATCAGCAGGGAAGTCCCAAAGAGGGAAACCTTCAACGACTATGGCAAAAGCCAGTACATCACAAGCTATTGGTGATGGAAATGGGGAGCATCCTATTTATTAGGATGGTGATATAGTCTGTGCTTATGTGAAAGTATAAGAAGTTCATAAGAGAACTGGTTGAGTAGTAGCGAACTTAACTGAACATCTAAAAATATATACAAATATTTTAGGTAATTGAGTAACAATCGTATTTTAAATATATAAATAAGGCTTACTATAATAAGTAAACCTAATCTTGTTTTAAATCTTTAACAATTAAATTGTAAACGTAATTTGATACTGAGCGTTGCTCTTGTTCAGCTTTGATTTTTAATTGTTCATTGATTTCTCTTGGAATTGTAACAGCTATGCGTATTTTATCCTTTTTAACTGACATATTATAATCACCTCAATTATATTATAATGCATAATATAAAAAGTGTGAACAACTTATTGATAAAGTGTAGACACTTGACGTATAATATAATTAAGATATAAAACAAATGAGGTGAGGATAATGGATACTATTATGAAAACTGTAAAGCAATATTCGAAGGAAATAGACTTAGAAGAATTACAATATATAGCTAATCAATATAAGAATGTTAAGAACTATGTATATTCAAGATATAGTGGGGTTAATAGCATTCTTATCCTTCCTAAATATAGAAAAGAGATTAGAGACGTATGGGTAAAATCTAAGTTTGCAGAGCAATGGAAATTACCTGCTAGATATTGGAAGCAGGCTTTGGATGAAGCTATAGCCAATATCAAAACTGAATGGAGTAATATAAAAAATAGAATTAAGATATGTGTTAATAACAATGAAAATTTATCAAATGAAGAAAAATATTATATTAGATATATATTAAAGGCTGATAAATTGTATCAAGATGTATTAACTTATAAATCTATTCATATTCCTAAAAAGTTTGAAGATAAGAAGTTAAACTTTAAATATCTGAACAATATGATACGAAGATTAACTAGAAGATATAAAAAAAGTATTCCTTATAGTAGGGAATGTAAATCTTTTATGATAGATGCACAAATGTATTCTTATCAAATGAAAAAAGATATGCTTTATATTAACATAATGACTGCCAAACGAGGGAAAAGACTGTGTATTGAATTAACAGATAAGCAAGTACATAGTGGAAATTTAAGAGTAGTTTTAGATGATAGAAGGATACAAGTTCATAAGGGATTACAAACACAAGTAAAAGAAAATAATAATTCAAACATAATAGGGATTGATAAAGGTTATAAGTATCTATTTGCAGTATCAAGTGGTAAATTTTATGGTGAAAAATTAAACAAATTTCTTAATAGCGAAACTGAGAGATTAAATAAAGTTAATAAGCAAAGAAATAGGTTTTGGGCTTTATATAAATCTCATTTAGAAGAAGGAAACGTGAAGAAAGCAAATGCTATAAAAGAAAATAACTTAGGAAAAGTTAAATACAATCATAATAAACTTAAACATAACCAAACTGTAAAAGCATATATAAATCATTCGTTAAATGAATTAATAAAAAATGAAACTCCAAAAGAAATAGTGATGGAGAAATTAGACTTTGTTAGTTGGAATGATAGATACCCAAAATCAATTAAACGAAAGTTATCGAGATGGATAAAAGGTTATATAAGAGATAGATTAGAGTATAAGTGTGACTTAAATAGGGTTAAGTATACTTATGTTAATCCAGCTTATACAAGCAAAGTATGTAATATGTGTGGAGAGTTTGGTAAGAGAAGAGGAGATGTATTTAAGTGTCCTAAATGTGGAGAAATTCATGCAGATAGCAATGCAAGTATCAATATTCTAAATAGAAATTATGATAAAGAAATAAGTTTATATACACCATATAAAAAAGTTAAAGAAATATTAGAAAAAAGAGTGAGTTAAAAAAGAATATTTAATCATAAATGTATGTACCTTCTATGAAAATAGAAAGCATATGTTTTATCAGAAATGAAGGTTAAATAAACTTTTATTTATATATTTAAAATACGGTTGTGGGAAGTAGAGTAGTATTTTTAATATGAAATACACTGGTTCAACCAAGGCTTAAAATTATCTTAAGATAGAATAAGTGCGAATTAT
This is a stretch of genomic DNA from Anaeromicrobium sediminis. It encodes these proteins:
- a CDS encoding cysteine desulfurase family protein; the protein is MIYLDNNATTPIDPEVFDAMEPYLKEEYGNPSSKYYLKAENAKKAVEKAREQVASLINSDPTEIIFTGGASESNNFIIKGVADYQKFIENSGNHIITSKVEHKAVLQTCKFLNGEVFMNSEENNMYAPKVDRGYEVTFLDVNEYGQVSTENLSNNINDNTILTSLIWGNNEIGSLNDILSLAKVCKEKDILFHSDATQVLGKLDIDISKVPVDFLSFSAHKLYGPKGVGAAFIRSGEFLMPDITALIHGGSQEYGYRAGTHAVHNIVGFGKACEIAKRDMNDYIEKIKKSEIEVRNALKEKFNNIVFLGDPNNHIPGTISFILPDKHNELYIKQISDRIAISSGSACSINEPSYVLDAIGRKNDNTHFFRMSIGKFEKTIHNKLNSI
- a CDS encoding DndE family protein — translated: MGFRLKTSKETKEIFEKLDNSINLKPFALCKVAMSLSLKNPSDVKDYSNDINGLELNRQTITAEHDIMFKVLMENHAKKHLSDDDYFPKYTKWHIDRGAKMLESKIKYYGNLEQFIKNMISGDDKDYDLSR
- a CDS encoding AAA family ATPase yields the protein MLLKNLRLKNFKSYEDEVEFNFSTDENKNIILIGGKNGAGKSSIFESIKLCIYGPLAYKYQGFNAFYINKIKSNINNNAFKNDIVTSYVSIDMELEEGSDKNLYTLTRTWTFEDTKLNESFVVYKNNSKTPLNEDELFNFENYLKSILSPKIFDFFFFDGEQLSEFFIGKNSNMHLKESFLSLCNYDTFEVLKNRIINSNKGKSKHTDLIDEYKDNYLSWEMKLQTLKEEESINISRIKILEDKISFLNAERKTLEEEFKKQGGLLSEDRKKLTNRLSECENIRGEVNAKVKNFANNTLPFMILKDNLLEIDTQIKKEIKNESYITTSKTLESSSLGEILPKIFDQYHIDSKGKDMDEISKNIIDSLKEELKPDTYAEDYRPLHQLSHDNFNTVSSRINELTANYEEHKKDIENSYAKYKQADIEVKEINNKLNTSLSNEELNLFLDKITKLNNSISEKEQLKILKEMTISSLKEEMNVVANQIEKSKSLYHNLLKENNVHDVSMEMIELLAKIIVTLTSEKIKEIQTYFMSIFSKIIRKDKFIDYIHIDNDFNVALYIDREYSSTDVLNLLSNIGSNEINKKLGNLFTKDLLKSLDATDIKEAKEKLNNMDNTTSISLRTKVDVGGFSNGEKQIYILCIYWSLVKASGINIPFIIDTPYARIDESHRNSITTDYFSTISNQVVILSTNTEIDEPAYRQLKDIISHEYLIEYDDINRKTNKTNGYFFEV
- the dndC gene encoding DNA phosphorothioation system sulfurtransferase DndC: MIPSFFKENTLDDLYKEMTMVYLNDNRPWIIGYSGGKDSTVVVELVYHMLLSLPEEKRHKNVYVVSSDTLIENPIILNNLNENMRLINVSAKKDRIPMIAEIVIPHVNDTFWVNVIGRGYPTPKSIMYRWCTERLKIRPSNKFISAHLKNEDVVVLLGVRKDESISRKQRIENKQIDGYLLTPHETLKNDMNRAYVYTPIVDFTTDDVWEILLNQYMGLTPWGSNNIDLFKLYSKGSGYEGECPFVTDSGNTNTCGNSRFGCWICTVVKEDKSLNGFIRSEPWLLPLAQFRRWIMSIRNESQYRRSYKRNGSVQRMKDGTVIYGPFTFEARQEILNKLLETQKIIQRTHPEVTLITLDELKKIDEIWDDEEDLTRQTLVKLYENVVGKKLPWHDYKKTLFDEVALTTIKDLCDESNIDYPLLKALLIQTDKYKHYGNPSKMKKSVEKLLNQGWVHDEIIQQAEQEKEESTKEQYNVTKES
- the dndB gene encoding DNA sulfur modification protein DndB; its protein translation is MNDNFYYSFPAIRGLQANRDYYVIMCPFNILVKLFMFNEEDIPPEHRAQRILNKARIPHISRYMIDNPNDYVFSSLTASVDGDIKFESYDDSNFKNIGTLQVAMDSRLLINDGQHRKAAIEEALKENPDLGKETISVVLFIDEDLKRSQQMFSDLNKHAVNVSKSIGILYDSRDEIAILTKDIIKSIKNLNNFTDKERSHLAKLSSKLFTLSNIYKSNKKIIGSNTLDDNMKKFILEYWTYLSNNLKDWQFVFKKELSAKNFRESYVCSHGVILEAFGLIGNYVYSYDIKNWKSILKKLNKIDWNRNNLQDWQHRVISANGRITKSATSIKLASNLIKEKIDLPLTKDEAKLEENFKKGLMKK
- a CDS encoding class I SAM-dependent methyltransferase, whose translation is MNKEYYNNNAKSFVENTLNVDMTNLYDRFEKHLKKGDKILDLGCGSGRDSLYFKNQGYSVEAIDYSEELAKSASKLIGQEVLVKDMREISYVSEFDAIWACASILHINRMDIHVIIKNCARALKNGGVFYLSFKYGNKEEIKNGRFFNFYDEVSFKELISTIDNLEIIELFTTVDVRPKREHEHWLNIILKKI
- a CDS encoding HEAT repeat domain-containing protein — protein: MKSSDEQLKGRGYIVHEDTLEYEHLNKDELLDLLNSKEAHKRTIGVRLLSNKVNLDEKMITLFCDKLSIEKKLYIKIELCDALLKKNNDCARIMVNYLGLIGKNQHKELPKKPFNKRSYPLPHDIISRTLAHMSVNVLPELMTVLKSGNVLAIREVIDAIGFLCFYNDVSEKAQILKDLMDCLHEYDNDPIIRWKIVRALESFNNEEVIDILNHIKENDEEESIRNEADRSLRIIKDKFN
- a CDS encoding AMP-binding protein produces the protein MKNSNYPLYEVDNISNLKELIENASLKYSNKTAFEYRIKGNKTKKVSYRELKEHIDSLGTAFYSMGLKDSHIAVIGENSYEWIVTYFATVNGSNVIVPIDKDLSAQDIKNTLIDSNCRAIVYSHKYSKMIKEIEGQLPEIKYFIDMDGEEDNNKFISYETVIEKGTELVLQGHNDFIKNEIDPNKLTAIIYTSGTTGVSKGVMLSHENLATNTVGTLRYAKVHETVVLILPIHHTFGFTAGVLCMIHSGTKVCINKSLKSVSKDIVNFKPTDLMLVPLFLEKMYKKIWDRANKNGKANLLRKTIKFSNFLLNLGIDLRRKIFKNVLDGFGGNLELIVCGGATKQLSKYAEI
- a CDS encoding ribbon-helix-helix domain-containing protein, whose amino-acid sequence is MSVKKDKIRIAVTIPREINEQLKIKAEQEQRSVSNYVYNLIVKDLKQD
- a CDS encoding RNA-guided endonuclease TnpB family protein; its protein translation is MDTIMKTVKQYSKEIDLEELQYIANQYKNVKNYVYSRYSGVNSILILPKYRKEIRDVWVKSKFAEQWKLPARYWKQALDEAIANIKTEWSNIKNRIKICVNNNENLSNEEKYYIRYILKADKLYQDVLTYKSIHIPKKFEDKKLNFKYLNNMIRRLTRRYKKSIPYSRECKSFMIDAQMYSYQMKKDMLYINIMTAKRGKRLCIELTDKQVHSGNLRVVLDDRRIQVHKGLQTQVKENNNSNIIGIDKGYKYLFAVSSGKFYGEKLNKFLNSETERLNKVNKQRNRFWALYKSHLEEGNVKKANAIKENNLGKVKYNHNKLKHNQTVKAYINHSLNELIKNETPKEIVMEKLDFVSWNDRYPKSIKRKLSRWIKGYIRDRLEYKCDLNRVKYTYVNPAYTSKVCNMCGEFGKRRGDVFKCPKCGEIHADSNASINILNRNYDKEISLYTPYKKVKEILEKRVS